A portion of the Chaetodon trifascialis isolate fChaTrf1 chromosome 7, fChaTrf1.hap1, whole genome shotgun sequence genome contains these proteins:
- the LOC139333437 gene encoding potassium-transporting ATPase alpha chain 1, whose amino-acid sequence MKREMDIDDHEITIEELEMRYNTSVTKGLTSTFAAQVLERDGPNELKPPKGTPEYVKFARQLAGGLQCLMWVAAVICFIAFGIEIGKGDLSSFDDLYLAITLIAVVVVTGCFGYYQEFKSTNIIASFKNLVPQQAIVIRDGQKNQINANELVVGDLVEIKGGDRVPADIRVIFGQGCKVDNSSLTGESEPQTRSPECTNESPLETRNIAFFSTTCLEGVATGVIINTGDRTIIGRIASLASGVGNEKTPIAIEIEHFVDIIAGLAIFFGFTFFVVAMFIGYAFLEAMIFFMAIVVAYVPEGLLATVTVCLSLTAKRLARKNCVVKNLEAVETLGSTSVICSDKTGTLTQNRMTVAHLWFDNHVHAADTTEDQSGQSFDQSSETWRSLARVASLCNRAIFKPGQEGISIPKRAVVGDASETALLKFTELTIGNIMDYRDRFKKVVEVPFNSTNKFQLSIHELEDPLDLRYLLVMKGAPERILERCSTILIKGQELPLDEQWREAFQTAYMDLGGLGERVLGFCHIYLNEKSFPRGFQFDPDEMNFTTSGLCFAGLISMIDPPRATVPDAVMKCRTAGIRVVMVTGDHPITAKAIAANVGIISEGSETVEDIAQRKRIPVEQVNKRDARACVISGGQLKEMSSDELDEALRNHPEMVFARTSPQQKLIIVESCQRLGSIVAVTGDGVNDSPALKKADIGVAMGIAGSDAAKNAADMILLDDNFASIVTGVEQGRLIFDNLKKSIAYTLTKNIPELTPYLIYITVSVPLPLGCITILFIELATDIFPSVSLAYEKAESDIMHLKPRNPRRDRLVNEALAVYSYFQIGAIQSFAGFTDYFTAMAQEGWFPLLCVGLRSQWENVHLQDLQDSYGQEWTFSQRLYQEYTCYTVFFVSIEICQIADVLIRKTRRLSVFQQGFFRNRVLVTAIIFQLCLGNLLCYCPGMPNIFNFMPIRFQWWLVPLPYGILIFVYDEIRKLGVRRHPGSWWDQELYY is encoded by the exons ATGAAGAGAGAAATGGATATA GACGACCATGAGATTACAATAGAAGAGCTTGAAATGAGGTATAACACCAGTGTTACCAAG GGTTTGACAAGCACCTTTGCCGCTCAGGTCTTGGAGAGAGATGGTCCCAATGAACTGAAGCCTCCTAAAGGAACCCCAGAGTATGTGAAGTTTGCCAGGCAGCTGGCCGGAGGGCTGCAGTGCCTGATGTGGGTCGCAGCTGTCATCTGCTTTATCGCCTTTGGAATTGAAATTGGGAAAGGGGACCTCTCCAGCTTTGATGAT CTGTACTTGGCCATCACTCTAATTGCTGTCGTTGTGGTAACTGGTTGCTTTGGTTACTACCAAGAATTCAAGAGTACCAACATCATTGCAAGCTTCAAGAATCTGGTGCCACAG CAAGCCATCGTGATCCGTGATGGCCAGAAAAACCAGATCAATGCCAACGAATTGGTGGTTGGTGATTTGGTGGAGATCAAAGGAGGAGACAGAGTCCCTGCTGACATTCGGGTCATCTTTGGTCAGGGCTGCAAG GTGGACAACTCGTCCTTGACAGGAGAGTCAGAACCGCAAACCAGGAGCCCAGAATGTACTAATGAGAGTCCACTGGAGACCAGAAACATTGCTTTCTTCTCTACAACCTGTCTGGAAG GTGTCGCGACTGGTGTGATCATCAACACAGGTGATCGTACCATCATCGGTCGCATTGCCAGCTTGGCAAGCGGCGTCGGCAACGAGAAGACACCCATTGCCATTGAAATCGAGCATTTTGTTGACATCATTGCTGGTCTTGCGATCTTTTTTGGGTTCACCTTCTTTGTGGTTGCCATGTTCATTGGATATGCCTTCCTGGAAGCCATGATTTTCTTCATGGCTATTGTGGTGGCTTATGTGCCAGAGGGTCTACTGGCCACAGTCACT GtatgtctgtctctgactgctaAACGACTTGCCAGGAAGAACTGTGTTGTGAAGAACCTGGAAGCTGTGGAGACATTAG GCTCCACTTCAGTGATCTGTTCTGATAAGACGGGTACCCTGACCCAGAACAGAATGACTGTGGCTCACCTTTGGTTCGACAACCACGTTCATGCAGCTGATACCACCGAAGATCAGTCAG GCCAGAGTTTTGACCAGTCATCAGAAACATGGCGTTCACTGGCGAGAGTGGCTTCCCTGTGTAACAGAGCTATATTCAAACCTGGTCAGGAAGGCATATCTATTCCTAAG AGGGCTGTGGTGGGAGACGCATCGGAAACAGCTCTGCTGAAGTTCACCGAGCTCACTATAGGGAACATCATGGACTACCGTGATCGCTTTAAGAAAGTGGTGGAGGTGCCCTTCAACTCCACCAACAAGTTCCAG ctgtccaTCCATGAACTGGAGGATCCTCTGGACCTACGCTACCTGTTGGTGATGAAGGGAGCACCAGAACGCATCTTAGAGCGCTGCTCCACAATTTTGATAAAAGGCCAGGAGCTGCCTCTGGATGAGCAGTGGAGAGAAGCCTTTCAGACAGCTTATATGGACCTGGGAGGACTGGGAGAGAGAGTTCTGGGTTTCTGTCATATCTATCTGAATGAGAAATCGTTTCCTCGAGGCTTTCAATTTGACCCGGATGAGATGAATTTCACCACTTCAGGATTGTGCTTTGCTGGTCTCATCTCGATGATTGACCCCCCTAGAGCAACCGTACCCGATGCAGTGATGAAATGCCGTACCGCTGGTATCAGG GTTGTCATGGTGACCGGGGACCATCCAATCACAGCAAAGGCAATAGCAGCCAATGTTGGTATCATCTCAGAGGGCAGTGAAACAGTTGAGGATATTGCCCAGAGGAAGCGCATACCTGTCGAACAAGTGAACAAGAG ggACGCTCGTGCCTGTGTGATCAGTGGTGGTCAGCTGAAAGAGATGAGTAGTGATGAGTTAGATGAAGCGTTGCGGAACCATCCCGAGATGGTCTTTGCCAGAACATCTCCTCAGCAGAAACTGATCATCGTGGAGAGCTGTCAGCGTCTG GGCTCGATTGTTGCTGTAACAGGTGACGGTGTGAATGACTCTCCGGCTCTTAAGAAGGCTGATATTGGTGTCGCCATGGGCATCGCAGGGTCAGATGCTGCCAAGAACGCTGCAGACATGATCCTGCTGGATGACAACTTTGCTTCTATTGTCACTGGAGTGGAGCAAG gccgTCTTATCTTTGACAACCTGAAGAAGTCTATTGCTTACACGCTAACCAAGAACATCCCTGAGCTGACTCCATATCTAATCTACATCACTGTTAGCGTGCCTCTTCCTCTGGGCTGCATCACTATCCTCTTCATCGAACTCGCCACTGACATC ttcccctctgtctctctggcttaTGAGAAAGCTGAGAGTGACATCATGCACCTGAAGCCCAGGAACCCTCGTCGTGATCGTCTGGTAAACGAAGCCCTGGCTGTGTACTCATACTTCCAGATag GAGCCATCCAGTCTTTTGCAGGTTTTACAGATTATTTCACCGCCATGGCCCAGGAGGGCTGGTTCCCACTCTTGTGTGTTGGCCTGCGTTCTCAGTGGGAGAATGTTCACCTTCAAGACTTACAGGACAGCTATGGACAAGAATGG ACCTTCAGTCAGAGGTTGTACCAGGAGTATACGTGCTACACTGTATTTTTCGTCAGTATAGAAATCTGTCAGATCGCAGATGTGCTGATCAGGAAAACTCGACGCCTCTCTGTGTTCCAGCAGGGCTTCTTCAG GAACCGTGTCCTGGTTACTGCCATCATCTTCCAGCTCTGCCTGGGTAATCTGCTTTGTTACTGCCCTGGAATGCCCAATATCTTCAATTTCATGCCCATCAG aTTTCAGTGGTGGCTTGTTCCTCTTCCATATGGCATTTTAATCTTTGTCTATGATGAGATCAGGAAGTTAGGAGTCAGAAGACATCCAGGAA GTTGGTGGGATCAAGAATTATACTACTGA
- the LOC139334049 gene encoding DENN domain-containing protein 3-like, which produces MADHLPPLLLEACVVVGASHSKLREVYQAINNNETLEHLLLEPEVLHVLAPPFVTRSQAESEAVRSHGKRRRSFLRKKRDQPHLAAATPSQALHVFAGGGADRRRGSEDVIVPKDIDLMALPQLCFPGGLQVTKEQKDEQFHFLVFTDVFGNKTHGVVMQCYHPILEGRSLFQNGAGSFKFSKLFFAYGFCVISKYPYFTALKDCLSCLLIQLKTCHLSDMEEKVREFAAKLAMVPIPPPGQLHLMFTLHPLTIVLPSREDKDQPAIDLDLHLPFFCFRSRQLLQVLSCLLQEQRVVLFSADWARLTLVAESLLLFLQPLSWQQPYVPVLAKGMLDFLMAPTAFLMGCHLSHFERVTAETDDLILINIDNGSVSTSCCETVDLPEIPLAAADCFTQRCLSLNIHFDLHQCHRASCADISEQRAQRRAWQHSLNHDIQRITLELIVNIFRDVGSHLNYEHRVFNSEEFLKTREPAEQLFYKKVLETHIFHSFLKDRLNRKMDSFARMELGTRSAMQKMKAMVEVCRPTMQEIQAHRKSSVTESRLNKRLGMSLPNLRDDQTINFQRNSLLPRIIISDPTSRTTPKPVKVFQLPDLPASLSTHSVQSYYSELIQQLDKAIVSVHNENPALLARFYFLRGFINTLCSRRLDALCDFQNLYKTDTAIFPTQLVTWLVDSLHRGERKQADRRPELKRLILRVKTENKKPSVQPDDYVKKFELPRKPLLQEEFVRCVQECGIVKDVATIHRLFDALTDGQTNQVDPKVFRVFYTFWKETEAEAQDVSLPSEVIDHLDNNECVHKLSSYVKTSHGVGKIAMTQKRLLLLTEGRPGFLEITKFRDIQEVKIASASFVLVRIPSLRIQTSSRPEVFEANLKTETELWNLVVKEMWAGRKMADQHKDPQYMTQALTNVLLMDAVMGCLQTQRSIIAASKLAYFDKIKHEVPMMVPKATSETLKHKINPSQDLAEPQTVHVLLYTPGFLSFSPSPGEMKAKLWVALSGGKVVVFDAASWSMLQDCIQVGESQLNCMLGLIQDQVWIGSQDSVIYIIDTDSMSCNKQLTEHRSEVTGLTVDTREQHNSQQTFSCSNDGTILQWDSASLKVKRQFCLSCDRLSSIQIHDGTLWCCCGDSIMELKRNGTPQRRMALPDDLRSMLISFSSFIVIPERGQLWTGCADSGELCLWHTNNDRQPSKRLSLPGSSGVTCMIRVKDQIWVGCRGRSSVGGQCDSQLRNQVLVMDPESHTVSKELQAHSDSVQTLCSAEDRYVLSGSARRDGKIAIWKVE; this is translated from the exons ATGGCGGACcatctgcctcctcttctgctgGAAGCCTGTGTGGTGGTAGGAGCATCTCACAGCAAACTCAGGGAGGTTTACCAG GCTATTAACAATAATGAAACTCTGGAGCACCTCCTGTTGGAGCCTGAGGTACTGCATGTCCTGGCGCCTCCTTTTGTTACCAGATCACAAGCAGAGAGCGAAGCAGTGAGGTCACATGGGAAGAGGCGGCGTTCCTTTCTCAGGAAGAAGAGGGATCAACCTCATTTAGCTGCAGCAACTCCCAGCCAAG cGCTTCATGTTTttgcaggtggaggagcagatagaagaagaggaagtgaagatGTCATTGTTCCTAAAGACATTGACCTCATGGCCTTACCTCAACTTTGCTTCCCAG GTGGCCTCCAAGTAACTAAAGAACAGAAAGATGAACAGTTCCACTTCCTGGTTTTTACTGATGTCTTTGGCAACAAGACCCATGGAGTAGTAATGCAGTGCTACCATCCAATACTG GAAGGGAGGTCGCTCTTCCAGAACGGAGCTGGGTCCTTCAAGTTTTCTAAACTGTTCTTTGCCTACGGTTTCTGTGTCATATCCAAGTATCCTTACTTCACTGCTCTCAAAGACTGTCTTTCATG tcTGTTAATCCAgctgaaaacatgtcatttatcagacatggaggagaaagtgagagagttTGCAGCCAAACTGGCAATGGTGCCTATCCCCCCTCCTGGACAGCTacatttg ATGTTTACCTTGCATCCTCTGACCATTGTATTACCATCCAGAGAAGACAAAGACCAACCAGCTATAGATTTAGACCTCCATCTGCCCTTCTTCTGCTTCAGGTCACGGCAGCTCCTGCAG GTGCTGTCTTgtctcctgcaggagcagcgGGTGGTGTTGTTCTCTGCTGACTGGGCCAGACTCACACTGGTGGCAGAGAGCTTGTTACTTTTTCTGCAG CCTCTGTCCTGGCAACAGCCATATGTTCCTGTCCTGGCTAAAGGCATGCTGGACTTTCTCATGGCTCCTACTGCCTTCCTCATGGGCTGCCATCTCAGCCATTTTGAAAGGGTTACTGCT GAAACAGATGATCTGATCCTAATCAACATTGATAACGGAAGTGTTTCcacttcttgctgtgagactgTTGACCTACCAGAGATTCCCCTGGCTGCTGCAGACTGCTTCACACAGAG gtgtctgtcccTGAACATACATTTTGACCTCCATCAGTGCCACCGTGCAAGCTGCGCTGACATCAGTGAGCAGCGGGCACAGAGAAGAGCGTGGCAGCACAGCCTCAACCATGACATCCAGAGGATCACACTGGAACTGATTGTCAACATTTTcag AGATGTTGGCAGTCATTTGAACTATGAGCATCGAGTGTTCAACAGTGAAGAGTTCCTGAAAACCAGAGAGCCAGCTGAACAGCTTTTTTACAAGAAG GTGTTGGAGACACACATCTTTCACTCATTCCTCAAGGATCGTCTCAACAGGAAAATGGACAGCTTTGCTCGAATGGAACTTGGGACTCGCTCTGCGATGCAGAA GATGAAGGCTATGGTTGAAGTCTGCAGACCCACCATGCAGGAGATTCAAGCCCACAGAAAGAGCTCTGTCACAGAAAGCAGGCTGAATAAGAGACTGGGGATGAGCCTTCCAAACCTCAGAGATGACCAAACTATCAACTTCCAAAGAAACTCACTGCTCCCCAGGATCATCATATCTGACCCCA CATCCAGAACTACTCCTAAGCCGGTAAAGGTGTTTCAGCTTCCAGATTTGCCAGCCTCTCTGTCCACTCACTCTGTCCAAAGTTATTACAGTGAGCTGATCCAGCAGCTTGACAAGGCCATCGTTTCAGTCCATAACGAGAATCCTGCTCTGCTGGCGAG ATTCTACTTCTTGCGTGGTTTCATCAACACGTTGTGTTCGCGGCGGCTGGATGCTCTGTGCGATTTCCAGAACCTCTACAAGACAGACACCGCCATCTTCCCCACGCAGCTGGTCACATGGCTCGTGGATTCACTGCACCGAGGCGAGAGAAAACAAGCCGACAGACGACCTGAACTCAAGAGACTCATCCTCAGGGTCA AA ACAGAGAACAAGAAGCCATCGGTGCAGCCAGATGACTATGTCAAGAAGTTTGAGCTTCCCCGAAAGCCTCTGCTACAAGAGGAGTTTGTACGTTGTGTCCAGGAGTGCGGGATTGTTAAAGATGTTGCGACCATCCACCGTTTATTTGATGCTCTGACTGATG GCCAGACAAATCAGGTGGACCCCAAAGTCTTCAGAGTCTTCTACACATTCTGGAAAGAGACGGAGGCCGAGGCACAAGACGTCAGCTTGCCCTCTGAGGTCATAGACCATCTGGACAACAATGAGTGCGTCCACAAGTTGTCGTCGTACGTCAAAACCTCCCATGGTGTTGGTAAAATTGCCATGACGCAGAAACGTCTGCTCTTACTTACGGAGGGAAGACCGGGATTCCTAGAAATCACAAAGTTCAGAGACATACAG GAGGTGAAGATCGCCTCAGCTTCCTTCGTACTTGTCCGTATCCCTTCTCTTCGCATCCAGACCTCCAGCAGGCCTGAGGTGTTTGAAGCCAACCTGAAGACAGAGACTGAACTCTGGAACCTTGTGGTGAAAGAGATGTGGGCTGGACGCAAGATGGCTGACCAACACAAG GATCCCCAGTACATGACTCAGGCTCTGACCAACGTCCTATTGATGGATGCTGTCATGGGCTGCCTGCAGACTCAGAGGTCCATAATTGCTGCCTCAAAGCTGGCCTACTTTGACAAGATCAAACATGAAG TGCCCATGATGGTCCCTAAAGCTACCTCAGAGACTCTAAAACACAAGATCAACCCATCACAGGACCTGGCTGAACCTCAGACTGTACATGTGCTGCTGTACACACCAGG ctttctctctttctctccttctccaggtGAGATGAAGGCTAAACTGTGGGTGGCTCTCAGTGGAGGAAAAGTGGTTGTGTTTGATGCAGCTAGCTGGTCCATGCTGCAGGACTGCATCCAGGTCGGAGAGTCGCAGCTG AactgcatgctgggattgaTCCAGGATCAGGTGTGGATCGGCTCTCAGGACTCCGTAATATACATCATTGACACTGACAGCATGTCCTGcaacaaacagctgactgaacaCAGAAGTGAAGTGACTGGACTCACAGTGGAcaccagagagcagcacaacaG TCAGCAGACATTCTCCTGCAGCAATGATGGCACTATTCTGCAGTGGGACTCGGCCAGTCTCAAAGTGAAGCGACAGTTCTGCCTCAGCTGTGATCGTCTCTCCTCCATACAGATCCATGATggcacactgtggtgct gttgTGGTGACAGCATCATGGAACTGAAAAGGAACGGGACACCACAAAGAAGGATGGCACTTCCTGATGACCTACGGAGCATGCTCATTagcttcagcagcttcattgtCATCCCAGAG CGAGGTCAGTTGTGGACGGGTTGCGCAGACTCAGGGGAGCTTTGTCTGTGGCACACTAACAACGACAGACAGCCATCCAAGAGGTTATCCCTGCCTGGCAGTTCAGGAGTCACCTGCATGATTCGAGTCAAGGACCAG ATCTGGGTGGGCTGTCGTGGCCGGAGCAGTGTCGGAGGTCAGTGTGACAGTCAGCTGAGAAATCAGGTGTTGGTGATGGACCCAGAGAGCCACACTGTGTCAAAGGAGCTGCAGGCCCACTCGGACAGCGTCCAgacactctgctctgctgaggaTCGCTACGTCTTGAGTGGCTCTGCACGGCGTGATGGCAAGATCGCCATCTGGAAAGTTGAGTAG